In Plasmodium gaboni strain SY75 chromosome 7, whole genome shotgun sequence, the following are encoded in one genomic region:
- a CDS encoding hypothetical protein (conserved Plasmodium protein, unknown function), which produces MSHNNMKENAYINNPEFPFKKLNIEKIEKIRKSVSLGNKSGINNYKSREDSFDKKVSHNEKNILERINTCTLNKNIINKNKKKNFIERNIEKISMLSKKNNMFIKSVKNCNRKHIIGYDLQKDDNKRDMKQKGVKKISELSSRNVSINSKRDTFTSNEKHDDISKKKNKLKNNNITNIDDNNNNKKKINSYKNIYNNKNKKNIYDHGTLMRRQNTRLNEDEDNKCVENNLNFHTNSKKEVNKFNIKENGEDPHNNNNNNNSDNNNNNNNNNNNNNNSIYINNIEKQIKQTNGLKNKERCNTLQNNIQEDNEDTSPLNEQSDDDDNNNNMNVIINGNICDNKNDDKEKIKLKESSNLILSSFNDIIIHDKKTNLDDLGNMKEFNEKHEQANFVPSKYNLKDKKIENNNKIHINNEYYINQNNHNEYPFDNNFYKTNISKEMEGSKKYISGSELNKDDHNITIDKMNRKKGKESISNHQSYNIYEEKKNYMNNKNDNNNNNNTLNNSESYEERNDNIYKRVSLNDNSSVDRMTNNTSRSGKNYKNLQRNNEIFKKNFSNDYVNFNNNDSNNLLISQQGDEDNFFSSYDDKYNKTINIEHYKNNEKINKSNDNQFYKNNTYSLNNKLNHNIYVDHQTKEGTNYQLKILDQSNDDVSIKYKESQLNELTKKTKDMYDNSNNEFNKNTLTYDKDIEHINCSDNPYVNYNSSYMQSEENACGKQHSYDNSMMRNNIDGYDNFKNYNEITHLEKNNTVDNLNDERVNKYNHTSDHIYFNNENQNEQKDSPKNILVNNVVNMEEQKKMQNNIGNFKNVYDNSYYKTNNNEYNIQINEENNNKFLCSSNDTYDTDIVKMYNRKLSYGKDNKKENKLLNKNMILKEIFGSNYESSLKHNLNDSVNNVEDDVDVKDNHGEAYGDDTNELEDPESYIKEEEEDEEDEKDEEYNEEIEQQNDYVEDDEVVDKEDELDAENVQRLSNNYNTLNNKATNEGSTKHRKSNKIDDEDLKRERIQNMEEDKYILSDSNKSISNNYNVLSKSEYDKNSFVCDLVNNDDSLLKRYEESSSPLILAKPVFDGRESEISVNKNILEDSNKNLFMEKRKMDDFNKKQNEVEIKGSEKNNVVGQTKKMFEYMSRGSCISLNDVNVNSSNDDRTVKQDINEREEMEDEEDMEDEEDMEDEEGMECEEGMEDVEGMESEEEMECVDEINKESNTIDDDTNEGECVIIEETIEEESGNIVENIYEEEEDMDEEEDLYDEEGIMQQNIEQVHSALSNKNGECDMKKENTYEIETENYRKSVSNNFEGISGNMSKKDENIKTNESEYNFEKKQIIGIWENSSNYEFRNNKERNDKEINYMNSFMNRLGELDEKIRNRKRIYEERKGIRNDNNIINNNNNINNNNINNNNNNVDNNNNYYDHTNDGNFHNGKKKNAMSKYLDNNFLIYKSDIFNEKTNMRNLKTLPLNEETLKTYYGKIRNSKEKGVLYDSLSDNYNHRRKENKMRRSYYMNLYKNRKNNNENWKYNDIRNGSMDAFSFDEDNYKNRKYFDKDQYEEVNYYYKKENKNEINDVENYYKKKYNYYKGNNEEEEEEHEDVNGYITTNKRRRRNIHELDNVIENKKYNNIFERNVNSSDYVSGLHKDMNKKIGHINDKNDSSENKKMNSSYNDNNSQCNNDNSQYNNNSSQNNISYNNSVISKMVLYPSINETTNSSNTVVSKRSKYILRHSNVSSNYDDVPMFFNFVNCCSSVLGAEIIYVTDETYGKCENILKDKPFNNNIEKGYYEYISNDLYNLLNKDVYINNDNNNDNINNNQYGYSKYNDVSRNYLDLHPYGEFSKDNEIKNIGNTLPSKYISPTKYECPGWLTKRRIKKYFDFCVIKLCKPTLIKGIDIDTNHFLGNYAPYISIEGAYIEDELMLSASSFLKYVDEIRYEQRKNNSFILEKNTYPYAYDADVLNDTVINDKEKRNDKNDREHSNILNKKKNNDNNNNNNNILKSRDEIELTIDGKTYFKRNKYFYEPILIEPIDKSDQEYESYLEILRYNDNLKNLKNNPKSTSFITNGNEYRYINNRLYTLVDVTREIANRHPNIYNMCLSNKNYSFYSSQEENMNNIKGQYPNGGKNDDNKKNKHNVEEINNNSTCNNWYDTIYFRNGIRKNEIKENNGKTHNREKDSLNYESNNYYNTNTLFLDNDYSVEKRIYNELHKKYQWVSILEDERMNPGFKNYNHNCFNINTCNKIFTHLIVCLLPDGGINKLRVYGEIKNNEKVRKKNYKKTINVCNILDGANIVYTTDEFYGKSENILIDHNSDYVMGWQTRRSINRPLRYVENLSLNNISSIFLNNNYCIIKLSYITNIKYIEINTIFYEYNFPLCISIDSCYLKQVHPQEKTKQIQFFNDHIQNIEWVQLLPLSYIKGNHINFFSINKLLNKTSLNDNIISTHLRLNIYPDGGINTIKVYGTVLED; this is translated from the coding sequence ATGTctcataataatatgaaagaaaatgcttatataaataatcCAGAGTTTCCATTCAAGAAGCTcaatattgaaaaaatagaaaaaataaggAAAAGTGTAAGCTTAGGTAATAAATCAGGaataaataattacaaGAGTAGGGAAGACTCTTTTGATAAGAAAGTTTCTcataatgaaaaaaatattttggaaagaataaatacatgtacattaaataaaaatataattaataaaaataagaaaaaaaattttattgAGAGgaatattgaaaaaatatctatgttaagtaaaaaaaataacatgTTTATAAAATCTGTAAAAAATTGTAATAGAAAACATATTATTGGTTATGACTTACAAAAAGATGATAACAAAAGAGACATGAAACAAAAAGGAGTTAAGAAAATTTCTGAATTATCCAGCAGAAATGTATCAATTAATTCAAAACGTGATACATTTACAAGTAATGAAAAGCATGATGACATAagtaagaaaaaaaataaattaaaaaataataatataacaaatattgatgataataataataataagaagaagattaatagttataaaaatatttataataataagaataagaaaaatatttatgatcACGGAACATTAATGAGACGACAAAACACTCGTTTAAACGAAGATGAGGATAATAAATGTGTCgaaaataatttgaatTTTCATACGAATAGTAAGAAAGAAGTAAAcaaatttaatattaaagaGAATGGTGAGGATCctcataataataataataataataatagtgacaataataataataataataataataataataataataataatagtatatatattaacaatatTGAGAAACAAATCAAACAAACAAATGGtttgaaaaataaagaGAGATGTAATACTTTACAAAATAACATACAAGAAGACAATGAAGACACTAGTCCTTTAAATGAACAAAgtgatgatgatgataataataataatatgaatgttattataaatgGAAACATTTGCGATAAcaaaaatgatgataaggaaaaaattaaattgAAAGAAAGTTcaaatttaatattatcatcatttaatGACATCATTATACatgataaaaaaacaaacCTTGATGATCTTGGAAATATGAAAGAGTTTAATGAAAAACATGAACAAGCCAATTTTGTTCCATctaaatataatttaaaagataaaaaaattgaaaacaataataaaatacatattaacaatgaatattatattaatcaaaataatcataatgAATATCCTTTTGATaacaatttttataaaactAATATTTCTAAAGAAATGGAAGGTTccaaaaaatatatttctgGTAGTGAATTAAACAAAGATGATCATAATATTACTATTGATAAAATGAATAGAAAAAAAGGAAAGGAATCTATAAGTAACCATCAGtcttataatatatatgaagaaaagaaaaattatatgaataataaaaatgataataataataataataatactttaaataattctgaatcatatgaagaaagaaatgataatatttataaacGGGTAAGTTTGAATGATAATTCATCTGTAGATAGAATGACAAATAATACTTCCAGAAGTGGaaagaattataaaaatttacaaaGAAACAAtgaaatttttaaaaagaatttCTCTAATGATTATgtaaattttaataataatgatagtaataatttattaatttcgCAGCAAGGTGATGaagataattttttttcatcatatgacgataaatataacaaaacaataaatattgaacattataaaaataatgaaaagaTTAATAAATCTAATGATAACcaattttataaaaataatacatattcgttaaacaataaattaaatcataatatatatgtagatCATCAAACGAAGGAGGGAACAAATTAtcaattaaaaatattagaTCAAAGTAATGATGATGTAAgcataaaatataaagaatcCCAATTAAATGAATTGACTAAAAAGACCAAAGATATGTATGATAATTCAAACAATGAATTTAATAAGAATACATTAACATATGATAAAGATATAGAACATATTAATTGTTCAGACAATCCATATGTTAATTATAATAGTTCATATATGCAAAGTGAAGAAAATGCATGTGGAAAGCAACATTCATATGATAATTCTATGATGAGAAATAATATCGATGGatatgataattttaaaaattataatgaaataacacatttagaaaaaaataatactgttgataatttaaatgatgaaaGAGTAAATAAGTATAATCATACAAGTGACCATATATACTTTAATAATGAGAATCAGAATGAGCAAAAAGATAGTCCTAAAAATATACTAGTTAATAATGTAGTAAATATGgaagaacaaaaaaaaatgcaGAATAATATAGgtaattttaaaaatgtatatgacaattcttattataaaacaaataataatgaatataatatacaaattaatgaagagaataataataaatttttatgtaGCTCGAACGATACATACGATACAGATATAGTAAAAATGTATAACAGAAAATTATCCTATGGTAAggataataaaaaagaaaataaattattaaacaaaaatatgatattaaaagaaatttttGGTTCAAACTATGAATCCAGTTTGAAACATAATCTGAATGATTCTGTTAATAATGTGGAAGATGATGTCGATGTAAAAGATAACCATGGAGAAGCATATGGTGATGATACTAATGAGTTGGAAGATCCTGAGAGTTATATAAAGGAGGAGGAAgaagatgaagaagatgaaAAGGATGAAGAATACAACGAAGAGATAGAACAACAAAATGACTATGTAGAAGACGATGAAGTAGTAGATAAAGAAGATGAATTGGATGCTGAAAATGTCCAACGTTTAAGTAATAATTACAATactttaaataataaagcTACAAATGAAGGATCAACCAAACATAgaaaatcaaataaaatCGATGATGAAGATTTGAAAAGGGAAAGGATACAAAATATGGAAgaagataaatatatactatCTGATAGTAATAAATCCatatcaaataattataatgtattatcaaaatcagaatatgataaaaattcTTTTGTTTGTGATTTAgttaataatgatgattCCTTACTTAAAAGATATGAAGAAAGTTCCTCTCCACTAATTTTAGCAAAACCAGTTTTTGATGGTAGAGAGAGTGAAATTAGtgttaataaaaatattttagaAGATAGTAATAAGAATCTTTTTATGGAGAAGAGAAAAATGGAtgattttaataaaaaacaaaatgaagTGGAGATAAAGGGGAGTGAAAAGAATAATGTTGTAGGtcaaacaaaaaaaatgttcGAATATATGTCAAGGGGGTCATGTATTTCGTTAAATGATGTGAATGTGAATAGTTCAAATGATGATAGGACAGTTAAACAGGATATTAATGAAAGGGAAGAAATGgaagatgaagaagatatggaagatgaagaagataTGGAAGATGAAGAGGGTATGGAATGTGAAGAAGGAATGGAAGATGTAGAGGGTATGGAAAGTGAGGAAGAAATGGAATGTGTAGAcgaaataaataaagagAGTAATACCATTGATGATGACACTAATGAAGGCGAATGCGTTATAATAGAAGAGACAATCGAGGAGGAAAGTGGTAACATAGTggaaaatatttatgaagaagaagaagataTGGATGAAGAGGAAGATCTTTATGATGAAGAAGGTATTATGCAACAAAATATAGAACAGGTTCATAGTGCTTTAAGCAATAAAAATGGAGAATGTGatatgaaaaaagaaaatacTTATGAAATTGAAACTGAAAATTATAGGAAAAGTGtttcaaataattttgaaGGTATATCAGGAAATATGAGTAAGAAggatgaaaatataaaaactaATGAAAGTGAGTATAATTTTGAAAAGAAGCAAATAATAGGAATATGGGAGAATTCTTCTAATTATGAATTTAGGAATAATAAAGAGAGAAACGATAAggaaataaattatatgaattcATTTATGAATAGATTGGGAGAATTGgatgaaaaaattagaaaTCGAAAAAGGATATATGAGGAAAGAAAGGGAATACgaaatgataataatattattaataataataataatattaataataataatattaataataataataacaatgttgacaataataataattattatgatcatACCAATGATGGCAATTTTCATAATGGTAAGAAAAAGAATGCCATGTCCAAATATttagataataattttttgatatacaaaagtgatatatttaatgaGAAGACAAACATGCGTAATTTAAAAACCTTACCACTAAATGAAGAAACACTGAAAACTTATTATGGGAAAATTCGAAATAGTAAAGAGAAGGGTGTTTTATATGATTCCTTGAGtgataattataatcatCGAAGGAAAGAAAACAAGATGAGAAGAAgttattatatgaatttatataaaaatagaaagaataataatgaaaattGGAAGTATAATGATATAAGAAATGGATCAATGGATGCATTTTCTTTTGATGaagataattataaaaatagaaaatattttgataaaGATCAATATGAAGAAgttaattattattataaaaaagaaaataaaaatgaaataaatgatgttgaaaattattataagaagaaatataattattataaagGTAATAATGAAGAGGAAGAAGAAGAACACGAAGATGTAAATGGATATATAACAACAAATAAAAGGAGAAGGAGGAATATACATGAATTAGATAATGtaattgaaaataaaaaatataataatatatttgaaagGAATGTAAATTCTAGTGATTATGTTAGTGGTCTTCATAAagatatgaataaaaaaataggtcatataaatgataaaaatgatagtagtgaaaataaaaaaatgaatagttcatataatgataataatagCCAATGTAACAATGATAATAGtcaatataataataatagtagtcaaaataatatatcttaCAACAATAGTGTTATCTCTAAAATGGTATTATATCCAAGTATCAATGAAACAACAAATAGTAGTAATACGGTTGTATCTAAAAgaagtaaatatatattaagacATTCAAATGTATCTTCTAATTATGATGATGTTCCTAtgttttttaattttgtaAATTGTTGTTCTAGTGTATTAGGTGCtgaaattatatatgtaacaGATGAGACATATGGAAAATgtgaaaatatattaaaagataaaccatttaataataatatagagaaaggatattatgaatatatttcaaatgatttatataatttattaaacaaagatgtatatataaataatgataataataatgataatattaataataatcaatATGGTTAtagtaaatataatgatgTGTCAAGAAATTATTTAGACTTACATCCATATGGAGAATTTTCAAAAgataatgaaataaaaaatataggAAATACATTACCTTCCAAATATATTTCACCTACAAAATATGAATGTCCTGGATGGCTAACCAAAAGGagaataaagaaatatttcGATTTCTGTGttataaaattatgtaaACCTACATTGATTAAAGGAATAGATATTGATACAAATCATTTTTTAGGAAATTATGCTCCTTATATTTCTATTGAAGGTGCATATATTGAAGATGAATTAATGTTAAGTGCATCGTcctttttaaaatatgtagATGAAATCCGATATGAGCAAAGAAAGAATAATTCGTTTATATTAGAAAAGAATACTTATCCTTATGCTTATGATGCAGATGTTTTAAACGACACCGTAATAAATGATAAGGAAAAAAGgaatgataaaaatgatagAGAGCATAGTAATATActgaacaaaaaaaaaaacaatgataataataataataataataatatattgaaaagTAGAGACGAAATTGAATTAACAATAGATGGtaaaacatattttaaaagaaataaatatttttatgaacCAATTTTAATAGAACCAATTGATAAATCTGATCAAGAATATGAATCTTATCTTGAAATCTTAAgatataatgataatttgaagaatttaaaaaataatccTAAATCAACATCATTTATTACTAACGGAAATGAATATCGTTATATTAACAATAGGTTATATACTTTAGTCGATGTTACTAGAGAGATAGCAAATAGACATcctaatatatataatatgtgtTTGTCAAATAAgaattattctttttatagttcacaagaagaaaatatgaataatataaaaggaCAATACCCCAACGGGGgaaaaaatgatgataataagaaaaataaacataatgttgaagaaataaataataattctaCATGCAATAACTGGTATGatactatatattttagaaatggaataagaaaaaatgaaataaaagaaaataatgGAAAGACACATAATAGAGAAAAGGATAGTTTAAATTATGAATctaataattattataatacaaatactttatttttagaTAATGATTATTCAGtagaaaaaagaatatataacGAATTGCATAAGAAATATCAATGGGTATCAATATTAGAAGATGAGAGAATGAATCCAggttttaaaaattataatcataattgttttaatataaatacatgtaataaaatatttactCATTTAATTGTATGTTTATTACCTGATGGAGgtattaataaattacGAGTATATGgagaaataaaaaataatgaaaaagtaaggaaaaaaaattataaaaaaactataaatgtttgtaatatattagatGGTGCAAATATAGTATATACAACAGATGAATTTTATGGAAAATctgaaaatattttaattgATCATAATTCTGATTATGTTATGGGATGGCAAACAAGAAGATCAATAAATCGACCTTTACGCTATGTAGAAAATTTatcattaaataatatatcatctattttcttaaataataattattgtataataaaattaagttatattactaatataaaatatatagaaataaatactattttttatgaatataatttcCCATTGTGTATTTCTATAGATTCTTGTTATTTAAAACAAGTACATCCacaagaaaaaacaaaacaaatACAATTCTTTAATGATCATATTCAAAATATCGAATGGGTGCAATTATTACCcttatcatatattaaaggaaatcatataaattttttttcaattaataaattattgAATAAAACATCTTtgaatgataatataatatcaaCACATTTACgtttaaatatatatccaGATGGTGGAATTAATACTATAAAAGTGTATGGTACAGTATTAGAGgattaa